The Dyadobacter sp. 676 DNA window CCTGATGGGTAAAAGAATGGCTTCCCAGCTCAGCAGGAACGAAATGCTCGCCCTTGTGTCGCTTGCGGCGGCGATCGGCGTGCCATTGCAGGCACCCGATCGCGGCATTCTCGCAGCGGTTGTCATCGCTGCCGTGGTCGTTTTCATTCAACAAATGCTGGCGTCGCTCGCCAGCCGGAACCAGCGGTTCGAGTCGGCCACCCAGGGCGACATGACGGTCCTGATTACGGACAGCACGCTTAATCTCGAAAAAATGAAAGTGACCGGCATTACCAAAGAAAAGGCATTCTCGCAGCTCAGAAGCAACGGCATCCGGCATTTGGGCGAGGTAAAAAGGCTGTATTTCGAAGCGGACGGCTCCTTTGCGATGATCCGCAACACCCAGGCCCGCCCGGGCCTGGGAATCCTGCCCGAGGACGACACTGACTTTATCAGGCAAGTATGCCGCCCCACCGACGTGCCCGTATGCAAGCGATGCGGCCTCACGCTCGGAAGGGATGACCGGAACTGTGGCAAGTGTGGAAGCGACGAGCGCGTGAATGCGGTAATATAGTGCACGATCAATCTATTGAAATATGGGTAAAACTATCATTCCCCTTCTTCTCTTACTGCTGACTTTCCGCGCATTCGGACAGCAGAAGGTGGCCTCCCGGCAATTCAGGGAAAATTTCTGGTACAAAAACAGCATTATTTACAACCTGGAAATCGGCACCTTCAAGGACAGCGACGGCGACGGGCGGGGCGACATCAACGGGTTGATCAGCAAGCTCGATTACCTGAAAATGCTGGGCGTCGATGTGATCTGGCTGGCGCCGTTCCAACCCTCGCCCGGTGCCGATGACGGCTATGACGTGGCCGACTACTACGGCATCGAGCCTGCCCTCGGAACTGCCGGCGACTTCGCCGAGCTCATGCATCAGGTCAAAAAAAGGGGCATGCGCGTTATCATGGACCTGGTGATCAATCACACTTCCGACCAGCATCCCTGGTTCAAGAACGCACGAAGCGCGAAGAATGCCCGGTACCGCGACTGGTACGTATGGTCGCCCACCAAACCGCGCGATGCCGACAAGGGAATGGTTTTTCCCGGTGTTCAAAAGTCCGTGTGGACACTCGACAGCATCACGAACGAATATTATTACCATCGCTTCTATAAGTTTCAGCCCGACCTCAACTTCATGAACCCCGAGGTCATGAAGGAAAGCCAGCGCATTATCGGATATTGGCTCAATCAGGGTATTTCGGGCTTCCGGCTCGATGCCGTGCCGTTTATCATCGAGGTCCCGTATACCGGTTCCGACAAGCCCAAACTGGATTTCGGCTTCCTGAAAGACATCCGGCAGTTCGCCCAATCGCGTCAGGCCGATGCCGCGATCCTGGGCGAAGCGAATGTCGAACCGAAGGAAAACATCAGCTATTTTGGCGAGCATGGCGAGGGTATCCAGCTGATGTTCAACTTTTTCGCCAACCAGCACCTGTTCTACGCATTTGCCACCGGGGACCTGAAACCATTCAGACAGGCCATGCAAGAAACCGCCACCATCGCGGAAAGCGCTCAATGGGCCTATTTTCTACGGAACCACGACGAGATAGACCTCGGCCGGCTGAGCGATGCGCAACGCGAGCGCGTTTATGCGGCCATGGGCCCGGACACCAACATGCAGCTTTACGACCGCGGTATCCGCCGCAGACTGGCCCCGATGATGCGCAATGACCGCCGCCGGCTCGAAATGGCTTACAGCCTGCTGTTCTCGCTCCCCGGCACGCCGGTGATACGTTATGGCGAAGAGTTGGGAATGGGCGACGACCTGCGGCTCAAGGAACGGCTCTCCGTTCGCACACCCATGCAATGGAATTCCACTAAAAATGCCGGCTTCACAACCGCGGGCTCCGCATTCAGGCCCGTAATCGACGAAGGCGAATACGGCTTTAAAAAAGTAAACGCGGAAGCACAATGGCGCGACAGTACTTCGCTGCTGAGCCGGATCGCCGCGATGACCCGGGTCCGTAAATCATGCCCGGAGATAGGCTTGGGCAGCCCCACAATCGTGGAAAGCGGCTCGGAAGATATTCTCGCCATCCGTCACGACTATGAGGGTAAATCGCTGATTATACTACACAATTTTTCCAATGCCCCCCGGAAAGCCAGCTTCGCAATCAAAACCGGTCGAAAGCTGTACGACCTGTGGAATGTGGCGGGAGACAGGGAAGTCGCCGACGGCCGCGTCTCCGTCGAACTTCCGGCTTATGGCTACCGCTGGTTCCGGATTGACGGGGTATTGCCCTGATGCGCTCTATTTAACCCAATGCAATATCATGCAAACAAAAGCCAAATTTCAATTAAAAGAAGGGCAGTCGGAAACGGTTCGCATCGCCCGCGAGGATGTGCAAGAGATCGTTCCGGATGCCGATTTCCGGTTTAGTCTGATCATACTCAAAGACGGCGCAAAGCATTTTGTATGCGGAACACTGGAAGAGGTAAACCAGCAATTTGAACAAACCAACCGTGCTTTATGAATAAAATTATCCGTTTGATCCTGGCTATTGTATTCCTGACCGCCTGCTGCCGGGTGGCGAACGCCCAACTAACTGTTTTCAATGTGCCCTCATCGGAAATAACCGACCGTGGCAGGCTCAGTTTTCAGCAGCAGTTCGAGATCAGCGAACAAGTAGAGTCGTCGACCACGATAACCTACGGCCTCGGAAAAGGCTGGGAAGTGGGCCTGGACGTCTTCAACCTCGATTACAACCTCAAAACGAGGCATTTCGAGTCCAACGACCTTACCGATTCGATTCCTTACGCGCCGCTGCTGATGGCCAACGCGCAAAAGAACTTCGAACTGCCCAACGGCATTTCCATCGGGCTCGGGGGAATTGCGGGCACCAATTTATCGGGGCACCATCGTGCGGCATTTGTTTATTATGGCTATTCCAACCTGCTTTTCGAAACGGGGCCGCTGGGACAATACAAGTTCGTGGCGGGTCCGTACGTGAGCAATCACCGCTACCTGAGCCGCGGACCCGTGGCGGGTTTCCAGGGCGGGCTGGATGCGGGTATATGGTATCAAAAGTTGCATCTGCTCGCCGACTGGATTTCGGGCAGCCATCAAAAAGGCCGGCTGACGCTCGGAATAGGTGTTTATCTGACGGATCAGATTCCACTTTCACTTGGCTGGCAACGCCGGAACAGCGACGGCTCCCAGGCCGCCGTTGTCCAGCTGACGATCCTTCCGAAATGAGCCGGCCGGGCTACTGTCCGTTAAACTCCTTTTCCAAAACGGCCAGATCGATCCTCTTCATCGGGAACAATGCCCGGCATACGCGGTTGATCTGCTCCCGCGAACCGTTAACAAGCATTTCTTCCAAAGCAATGGGGGAAATCTGCCATGAAACGCCAAATTTGTCTTTAATCCACCCGCATTGCTCGGCATGGGGAACGGCAGACATCCTGTCGGTATAGCGATCCATTTCGGCCTGATCCTCGCAATTGACAAGCAACGAAACGGCTTCATTGAATGCGAACTTGTGTTCATGGGCGCTATCCATCGCCGCGAACCAGGAGTCGGCCAGTTGAAAATCCGCGAACATGACCGTACCGGGCTTATCCGGGGCCATGCCCTCGGCGTAGTGGTGTATCCCTCCTATTTTAGAGTCCGGAAAAACCGAACAGTAAAAATTGATCGCCTCCTCGGCCCTGCCACATTGCTCTCCTACAAACAGAAGCGAAGGTATGATCGGCGGACGAGGGTCTCCGTCGGGATTGGTGAGGATCAACTGCCATGAAACGCCGTATTTATCCGCCACCCATCCGTACCGCTCGCTAAATGGATATTTATCGAGCGGCATCAACGCCGAACCACCGTCGGACAGTTGACTCCACACCTGGTCCAGTTTTGCCCGCGCGGCGTCCGCGGACCCGCCGAAAAACAACGGATCGAAATTCACCATAAACGAAATGGACGGATTGAACTTGAAAAGCGGCCCCGCGCTGATCGCGTAGAACTTCTGGTGCCAGAGCTCAAAAACAACCATATCGCAATCGCCGGACGGCGAGCCTTCGATGGTGGTAATGCTGGTGACACGGGATTCTGGAAATACGGAAGTATAAAACGCCGCTGCCTCTTCGGCTTCCTTGTCAAACCATAAATGTGGGACTATTTTTTGCATGGCCAGTGAGTTTAAGTTGTTAATGAAAAGGATGCAGGCTACCCGCCCGATAAATGTAAGCGAAAATTCCACACCGGCGCCTACCGGCTGTCATTTTAGTTCGACAACTCTTTCAGGGCCGCATAACTTGATGTATGTTTACGAAAGACACCTTCAAACCGCCGCACTAACCCACGTCGACCCATGATAAACCTGAAACAACTCCGTGCCTGGACTACGGTTGCGCTTCTGGGCCTTTCGTCCTGCGCAGGCTATCAGCGCACCGACCTGTACTTCGGCCGGGACATTCCGGGCGGCGGAACGGTAACCGACCAGCAATGGAAGAATTTCAGCGACAGTGTCATCAGCGCCTATTTTCCGGAGGGTTACACGGAGTGGGATGCTCATGGCCGGTGGAAAGACACCGAAACGAAACAAACGATCACCGAACCTACCAAAGTGGTCACATTTCTGGGCCGGAAGACCCGGCAAAGGAGCGCCGCACTCGACAGCATTACCCAGTGCTACCTGCGCCGGTTCCGCCAGCAGAGCGTACTACGCACCGACATGAAACCGAAAGTAAAGTTCATCGGCAACACACCCTGATTCCGCCGCCGGAACAGCCCGCCCCGTAGATTGAAACCGCTAAAAGACGTACCGGCCGGTCACGCCGCAGATTGGCACGGTTTTTACATTTCGGAAATCGACAATCAACCATTATAAGAGGTAATTGCTATGAGAAAGCTTTTGATAACCACGGTAATTTCATTGGCTTGCTCGGTTACGTACGCGCAAAGCACCAGCAGCTCAACCGACAAGTCTAAAACGAGCAAAGCAACCGGCCAAGGGGTACAAACACCGACGCCCAGGAACGAAAAACAGAAAGCCGATCAGGCGAAAGACCAGCAAGCGCAAACCAGCCAGGCGCAGGGCGCAAACTCCAACAAGCAGAACCCGACCGACCAGGTAGCGCAGCAAAGCAGCGAAAACGACGGCAGTACCAGGCCCGGCGGTGCAACCCACGAAAACGCCAACTATGTAGGCCGGTATTCGGATCGTGAGGATAACAAGTCCATGCTGTTTTCCAAAGAAGCCATCGCAATACGCCGCAAGAACCTGACCGAACCCGATACCGTAATGAAAAAGGGCAGTGGCGCGTCCGAAAACAATATGAGAAATCATACCGGCACAACCGGCAATTACCGCAACCTTGCTACCCAGACAAGCCGGATACCGTCACGGGAATAAATCACCGGTATCCGCAAAACGATACAGGCAACCCCCCGGGATATTCCGGGGGATTGTTATTTGTCCGCTATTCGATTGGCCGGGCTGCTTTTTA harbors:
- a CDS encoding YetF domain-containing protein, with protein sequence MKKEDIHFGDWQRMFLGDVPGGFYWEVVLRIAIIYIVLMVSMRLMGKRMASQLSRNEMLALVSLAAAIGVPLQAPDRGILAAVVIAAVVVFIQQMLASLASRNQRFESATQGDMTVLITDSTLNLEKMKVTGITKEKAFSQLRSNGIRHLGEVKRLYFEADGSFAMIRNTQARPGLGILPEDDTDFIRQVCRPTDVPVCKRCGLTLGRDDRNCGKCGSDERVNAVI
- a CDS encoding alpha-amylase family protein encodes the protein MGKTIIPLLLLLLTFRAFGQQKVASRQFRENFWYKNSIIYNLEIGTFKDSDGDGRGDINGLISKLDYLKMLGVDVIWLAPFQPSPGADDGYDVADYYGIEPALGTAGDFAELMHQVKKRGMRVIMDLVINHTSDQHPWFKNARSAKNARYRDWYVWSPTKPRDADKGMVFPGVQKSVWTLDSITNEYYYHRFYKFQPDLNFMNPEVMKESQRIIGYWLNQGISGFRLDAVPFIIEVPYTGSDKPKLDFGFLKDIRQFAQSRQADAAILGEANVEPKENISYFGEHGEGIQLMFNFFANQHLFYAFATGDLKPFRQAMQETATIAESAQWAYFLRNHDEIDLGRLSDAQRERVYAAMGPDTNMQLYDRGIRRRLAPMMRNDRRRLEMAYSLLFSLPGTPVIRYGEELGMGDDLRLKERLSVRTPMQWNSTKNAGFTTAGSAFRPVIDEGEYGFKKVNAEAQWRDSTSLLSRIAAMTRVRKSCPEIGLGSPTIVESGSEDILAIRHDYEGKSLIILHNFSNAPRKASFAIKTGRKLYDLWNVAGDREVADGRVSVELPAYGYRWFRIDGVLP
- a CDS encoding VOC family protein, with the translated sequence MQKIVPHLWFDKEAEEAAAFYTSVFPESRVTSITTIEGSPSGDCDMVVFELWHQKFYAISAGPLFKFNPSISFMVNFDPLFFGGSADAARAKLDQVWSQLSDGGSALMPLDKYPFSERYGWVADKYGVSWQLILTNPDGDPRPPIIPSLLFVGEQCGRAEEAINFYCSVFPDSKIGGIHHYAEGMAPDKPGTVMFADFQLADSWFAAMDSAHEHKFAFNEAVSLLVNCEDQAEMDRYTDRMSAVPHAEQCGWIKDKFGVSWQISPIALEEMLVNGSREQINRVCRALFPMKRIDLAVLEKEFNGQ
- a CDS encoding DUF3574 domain-containing protein encodes the protein MINLKQLRAWTTVALLGLSSCAGYQRTDLYFGRDIPGGGTVTDQQWKNFSDSVISAYFPEGYTEWDAHGRWKDTETKQTITEPTKVVTFLGRKTRQRSAALDSITQCYLRRFRQQSVLRTDMKPKVKFIGNTP